The sequence below is a genomic window from Sebastes fasciatus isolate fSebFas1 chromosome 18, fSebFas1.pri, whole genome shotgun sequence.
AAATTTtgtgccatttggccaataggtggcgctgtagcagcatcaaGTAATTATAAACAAAGGAATCTCTGTCTATCTGTGTATAAACGTATGACTGTCCTTCTgttatctcgagaaccgttaaTCCAATCAACACTTGGCGGGTGCAAGCAGCCATACCGCAGTTGTCGACAACGCCGCCAAGCAATCAGCCCGTTCCAGACAGGTATGCGCTCCAAACGGGCACTACACTAGTGCCTTACTAAAGCCAAAACAATCTAGCCCTGCAATATTTGAATAAACTCAGATCTTTCAATGCACTCAGGTTTTTTATGCATCTATGAACTCTACATGTGTTTATGTTCTGTTTCTGTAAATGGACAACATTTCAATCCCATTGGGTCTTCATCAAGTCAAAACCTAGCATCAATAGTTCTCCACgtctgcaagaaaaaaaaactttccagACTCACCTTTCTTATGTGGTGCTTCCGAAAACCCGTACCCTGGTATGGAGGGACACACCACCTCGAAGACAAGGCCTTGCGGGTCTGATGGTTCCGTTAGCAGAGGGATCAATCCGTAGAACTCATAGAAGGAGCCAGGCCAGCCATGAACCATTATCAGGGGAATAGCAGTAGATCCCTCCGGCACCGTCTTGGGCTTCACATGCAGGTAATGGACATCAATGCCTGAGCGGCAGTAAGAATAAGTTAGAGATTATAGGACGATATGTTCTTCATGAATGTGTCAGCCGTGCAGCCTCACCTTCGATGTTGGTTTTGAAGTGGGGGTACTGGTTGAGTTTGTCAACCTGCCTCCTCCAGTCAAAGTCATTTCTCCAATAAGAGACCACCTTCTGCAGGTAGTGGGAGTTGAAGCCATAATTAAACTGGCTGTCCTCCAGTGAAGGAACAGGGCGGGTGTTGTCTATCCTCCTGTAGAGGTCCTGACAAAAAGGTAAAGAGAGACATGTGGGAGCGTGAGTAAATGCTATGGAGTGACCATCTTGAGTGACAAACTAAGAGGCAATCTAACCTCCAGTTCTCCATCACTGGTGGTGACTTTAAAGGGGCGGATGGTGATGTCCTTCCCACCATCAGGGGGTGCGCCGGCCCCCCACCAGCCATCCTCTGTCTTCAGAACCCGGGTCCTGCTCCTCTGAACCAGGAAGAAGATCAGTCCCCCAATCACCAGGGCAACCAGCACCTCTGTGAACATGGTGCTCAGTGTCTGTGCTGGGACGGGGGATGGATGGACGGAAATAAGATATCATTAAAACTACACAATATTACATAAAACTGAGCAATCTGTCTGTTATCACAGTAATCTATTATAAATGTGCTATTACATAATTGTACCATTAAAGTATGAACAGTTCATATTCTTTGGCCTTTATTAAAAATTGTTAGGGACGCATCGATTGTGAAATTCTGGGCCCATAccgatgttttttgtttttttgtttttgctgtcctcttcattataaaaaaataactgagctgttttataatcattcagcatttcattacactgtGTTTGAATCAGCACAAATTAAATCATACGCATTTATGAAACAAACTTTAATATAAtcttctttcacatgaaaacgattcttattttttttttaataactgcttcaaaagccttTTAGCTGCTATACaactacctactcaatgagaaGAATGATTCGGTACTCACACaggccaacaaaaaaaaatgttttgtgaaatataagttgaatgcaaaaataaaagcaactACAAATATTAGCAGCGTTTCTCACACATAGACTTAACTTGGGTGGGCTGCCCATATATTAACGGCCACCTAAGTATATTTGGTGAcctattttatcatttttacttcccccaaggccaaaggcctaggaaggaggttatgttttcaccagcgttggtttgttggtttgtttgcttgtctgttagcaggattactccaaaagcttgcaatggatttgaataacattttttagacaatccatttgattttgggggcgatccggatcatgatccggattcaggaatttttttaaggatacagacataacaagtcTGCTGAATGAGAGCGGCATCCACCGATACGTtgcacggaaacacaccgtgttaataataagttcaccacctcacggtaccaccagctgtgagccgtgatctgtttttaaagtcagccaccttggcggaggtctgtgctctccgagtgccattttagttatttatttatccgtCGAAGAGAACGACACCATCTGCGATCGATTAACTAGAAGCACCCGCCGTCATGCCAGAGTCGTGTCCAGCCAGTGGCTCCTTCtctgaatcagcagctggttcCTGTCGCCGAGAACGACCACAAATAACCAACGCAACAAGGCAAATATCGTCCGATACCGATATTCAGCCAATAAataggtgcatccctaaaaattGTAATGGCTTATTATACCTGATAtagacaaaataataacaaatcattacagtaTAACTACACGTGGCAAAATCAACATTTTGTCTtgctaaaactaaataaatggaTTGAATGAAAGACTTATCAACACAGAAATATGAGTGAAACTTATCCAGGTGACTTTCTCTGACAGCGGTGTAATTTGAGTCTGGGGAACAATGGTTTCATCAGTCATGAGATTAGAGGAAAAAAGCAGCCAAACAAAAGTGTCAgtgttgttgtggtggtggCCAGCTGACAGGATTAGgtagagaacagagctgaccaGATCCCTCAGTCACTGGGTCTGCTGAGACCTGCATGACCGAGCTTTTCTCATTCAGGAGAGCTGCGAGCATGGAAACACACCGACCACTGCACCGCCGTGCTCTGTTCTAACACTTCATTTACATGTAGCCAGCAGGCATGTCTTGTATCCAGACCGAGCTACCGCAGCTCAAACAGCCGTCCATTACAGCAGTAATtgtcaaagtggggtccgtggcactctgtcagggggtccacgAAACAATTTGCTATaaaaaattgtgctgtatcattaaaaagtgcaggtGGGCACAATTTGCGGCAATAAAACGAGCATATTGCATCCATTACGCCCACCCACGATAGATTTGAGccgatagaaactctgatacgATTGttacacacagcaataagttcattattttcaagttgaagcacttactaGCAGTTTGCTTCAGACTGGTgagtttaaatatctggatttattaggaatATGCCAGTCTTGCTCCTGTTAATTTTCTGAAATAGTTCATtaattacttgaaatgtaggctataaatACTGTTCAGTTGAGtcaaaatgcaatttgaataaaatcaccctctgtttaaagcaggggtctcaaactcgcggcccgcgggccaattgcggcccgcaagacgatattttgtggcccccaccttgatatgaaagtttaatgttagtgcggcccgcaaatttttttttttttttataaagttttttttttgcgggcatttttttcatttttattgacaggacagtggatagagtcttggaaaggggggagagagagagtggatgcggaaagggccacaggccggattcgaacccgagccgccgcggtcaggaccaagtcttgttacacgggcgcccgctctaccaactgagctaaccaggcgccctcggcccgcgagttttatgtgaatggcagtttgccgcgttgtgtgtggaaggtccctttgttgcgcgagcccgagctgaacgaacctaccaatcacagcggggtatatggctcccgggggcgggcaatcggccgggcttgatgcaagcagagaaacatttcacaacaactatggcggcgcccgtgtaacatcgcataagctcgattaaagcttgatttatacttctgcgttgaatcgacgccgtagcctgacgtgcacctctccagaaatgtaactacacgtcgcggcgacgcagaccgcaacagctgtgattggtccagtctgtcagcgatgctgagcggccaggaccctggacaaccacagaaagttctacttctctctgcctccatcttttcaatgtttgttcacacaaatccactcagatatattgtctcttttcggcgttgcagtaatatcagtaaaagttctgtggttcaacagttattagctccaactccgctcagtttctgtttgtagtacaagaagaagaagaagaagaaggaaactcagagacgccgccgccaactagcggtttggtggtgtaattgcagagcaacacaaacacagcaggcacaactttattgcggagtgacaccaagtggaatgaatatatatcttgtctttttcaaagcctgcagtgaagagaaaggttggtgacgagcacagacaatttcaggaaaagtgggagacgcaataggccatgttcagaagaaccgttcatgttcttcaatgttccattcatgttcaggacagttcatgttcagaagaacccattcaagttaaagaactgttaataatgacatttgagaagattgttttttttttaacaaagctttttttgtggaatacctgatgcggcccagcctcacccagactctgcctccagcggcccccaggtaaattgagtttgagaccactggttTAAAGGTATATAAGTTGTGTTAACATTCATTATTCCactgctgtgttgaatactcgattctgattggtcaatcacggcgttctacggtctgttattgctttatagcagacagttgctatgtataacagaccgttgctatgggcgcagttctgatgtcagactctggaagACCGTTTTTGTATcaaattattgtgaaataaaccccttcagggcaatgCAAGGTGCCTGCCTTCaaggtttttttatttcacaacagttacccgctcgctgtacattatcccttacataacattgcaaatttccccggtgtgggactaataaaggattttctcatcttatcttaacatgattcacattgaaatgtgtttctgtttatcactatgaaacaggtctgaagtatttagggtTGAAAATATTAgaattagggccgtcaaagttaacgcgccttgaaatgcattaaaacggagcgtttcagacagagggtaaatacaggtatattcaggcagacagtatgaggaaaataaagtttttttttaactttaaagcatgtaaacatgttctagtagaaacacaaaatacaagtatgaacctgaaaattagcataataaggaacctttaagatacattttgaacagataaaaaaatgtgtgattaatttacatttaaccgtgattaactatggacaatcgtgcgattaatcatgcgagatctaagagtacaaatgctAGTAAGCATAtatgcttaatcggtgttaCGATTAAGAGGGGGGTCCTTGGGAAATTTCCAACCCTGTCTCTGGGTCTGTCTCTGGGTCCCTGACCCAGAGACCAGTCTGAACTGACACTGGGGACAGGATATGACACACAGGACAATGTGAGTGGAGTTCAACGAGCTGTCCACTGAGCCAGCACAGCACAGTACAGgcccctcactcactcacattaCAGACAGCAACAATAGAAGTATCTGTGTGCTACAGTGTGATTAGCAGAAACAAGACCGTGGCTCTATATTACAGGTGCTAGCTAACGTCAATAACAGCCAGACAGAGAGAAGTTTACGTAACTAACTTAACAGCTAACAAATTTATCAAGTACGAAAGTCCACATTTTTTACTACGCACTTTGTATTGAAGCTGCCCGTTACACGTTACCGTTACTTTAAGTCGTTAAGCTGACTGTAACGTAACATTACATTTACGTAAACTCAACGCAACTTGACTTTAACTCGGTCTAAACAGTCACTATTTCAGATGCATGAGGCCAACGACACGTTCAAGAGGATTCAACAGTCAATGAAACATTAGCTGCAGTCAGACGGGACTCAAAGGTTGTAGTTGTGTTACCTGTTCTCTCGTGCCGCTGCAGTATCACACCGTGTGGAGCTGGACTGGTCGGTCGGTGCTCCGCTGGTCCCgttcaacctcctcctcctcctcctcctcctcctcctcactagAACTAACGTTAGCTCACTCTGCTTCAAGTTAGCTTCAAACTTGGACTAACTTTTACGTCCAGCTGCATGGACACATTATTATGTAAATGTCTTGCTTGTAATTCTGCGCGTATGAAGGGAAAATATGTGAGTATAACAATTCTTCCTGAGAACTGAACTGTGTGGAAATGCCACAGGTGCATGATGGGATATGTAGTATTCTGCGGGATGAAGACTAGCCTAGCGGACTACAGGTATTGTCAGGTTTGTGCTACTGAACCCAAACTGCAGTTTGAAATTATAACATTCATCCAACATATAGAATGAAGATTAACGTTATTTTTTACACGAAAATGTCTTCAATTTGCaccacagagagaaacatttgTTAGAcctgtaaaaaataataaagcaaAATTTAAGCATGACTTttgaagattttcatttttaaaggaaCTAGCAtgcaattttttatttattttttaaaaattgtgaTTAGTTTatcggtgccttcaaatgaaactcgtgagctcgtgtttacaacatgggaagtcgtgtacacgatatgcttggcgttcaagtggttaagtggtGAGAATGCCGCTGTTAAGCAACggtaatattaacgttactgtcggcgtctagaagccacagaggctaacaatttagcaagctagcaagcgggtaacataatgcagggaATACAAAGGCacaatgacagaggaaaaagatgaggccgttgggaatttcaacattttcctcagacatattataaaattacgaagaaaaatgAGATAcggctaaaattacaatatattaacttattatgcaccgaaaaaataACTTCCGCCATTTCTGTCAACatgaaaaaacatgtcacaagtcgtgaacttcagaaactttccacttccgaggtcgtgaatacgacatgaggggggcgttcatatggactcatctcgtaaaaatggtaaacacgaccccatctGAAGGCACCATAACTCTTTCCTAGGAACATTGCTCAGCTTTGTTATTACCCAACATACCACATCCTGTAAAGCTGAAATCATGCATGTTTATGGttcttaaaggtagggttggtagtcctgtttaaatacatatttttgctgtatttgttgaaaaatatttgttgaagacaaaaaaaataaaaaaatctggtatctgttgCTGTCGAAGGACTGTAAAGCCTGCCAGCCCGAGCACTCTCAGAGAGGccaagtcccgccccttccagtggaccaccatgagacattattttggaaaaaatatgaacggtagtcaacggagagacaggtttttttttgttgtttttaaattgcGCCATGACTcacacatgatgtttgtcaatttaaaacataattttgcaactCAAGAAAGACTCAGACTATGAAAATACttcattagaaagacgacacacccaaaagtggCGTAGTGACGtccctctctctgaagctacgatgtctgtgtttcctactgggatgtattcacaccagcaacgggtctgattgtacttcccggctgataaaaagaccaggagttgctggataaaacacatcaggtcagataacatGCAtggtcatagctaagttagctagccagctagtgttggtgacgtataatATACGAGACGAGAGGTGTAGTTCAccgagcggtttcacacaaaactaaataatactacgacaaactgagattTTCTTGACTTGCAATTTAGGTTTTACTGTacttattttttccaaaattaggtcccatggggtccaccagaaggggagggacttcgcctctctgttgcacgtcaccggagtcttccacaagctgctagcttgacagctgagAGTTCTAACAATAgtcatgttcgttgtttacgttcataatgatcattttgggggagtgtctttggagggaggcctgaagggacggactgtcattgctgccgacttggtgactttctctatagatttagggacttttggtgctgctagctactttcattggaaaagagttggcaacattAGGCTGgttttttttcagttggatGATTtctaaaatctagtgtactcttacTAGTTTCTCAGATAACCGACCATACCTTTAACACGTTGCATACAACACCAGATGATTACAGGAAAGATACTGGCAGCACTGGggtaaataaacatttattgaACATGTAACGCAATGATTCTCAGACGACAAAATGGCATTTGCAGGTGTGGTGGGGGAGTTCTCCACACTGTCGTTAGGAAATCAGAAGGTCCTGCTTCATTCATGTGGCACGAGTccatgaagaaaaataaaaagaaaccaATCGCTGTGCTGAAACTGAATCCAACACAGCTACAtagatgtaaaaagaaaaaaacatgcaatgtCTTCATTGCTCGCCCTCTTTATAACTGAAAATAAAGGTGCCAAAGCTGCTTACACTGCAGCAGTGGATTTGTACTTTTTGGACACTTAGTCCCACGTTACCCCCAAACGCCTCTCATCTTCCTTCCTCtacatttcctaaaatgtccCTGCGGCCTACACTGACCTTACTTCATACAGTAATATCATCAGAGATGTGATCACAATGCCTGAGAAGTAAAAGCAGGATAACTGGATTTTTAATGATTAAGGTAtcgtaataaaaaaaaaatactgagagaataaaatatatacagtatatgacatcTCTGACAGTATTAAATCAGTGTAGGCAGCCAGATCACCCTCACCACATTCCCATCTCTCAGACTCCACATTGCACTCAGATGGTACTGTGCTCTCTCCACAACCACTGTATACACTGAACTCAGTCCAGGTGCTCCAGAAGGTCAGTGCTTCTGGAGCATTTTAGTCCGTCTCCATGGACCCGCTGTGCGTCTCCTTGGAAACCATGAGTCTCATCAGTTTTCCGTGAAGCTTCTCGATCTTCTTCACGTCCTGGGCCTGGTCCGTCTTGTACTGTAAACACTGCGGGGACGGACAAAAGACTTCATGAGGGCAATGGCAGCTGCTATTACATTGAATTGACCAATTGGGGTGACGGCGCAATCATTTTTACGTCAGAGATTAAGAAGTCACATATCAAATATGGAAttctaaaagttttttttgcttGACTTGCTCCTTTGCCCGTGTTGCCCAGAAAAATGAAGCCTACTAACTTTTCCCTCTCTTGATTCTTCCTCAAGCACCAGCAGGTCAACATTTTCACTTTTCCAGAGAAGTATGTTTTCATCTACAAGATGGATTGGTACAGAAGTTTGTATCCCCACGAGGATGAAACCATGGCCCAGActaacccgacatcaaagaactagcggcaacaaaggccgactgttgcgttgCCTTCAGTCGCCTGTGTCttgactacagccgacggccagttagcgcGCACGTTCCatgcctgcgtgagatgaaataactctccacaccagcaggcagcagtagcctgtattcatcattcaaaaagggaaacccgAAGACCGAGGAGGGCGGATagacaagccgttgttatgatacgtacatgaaacaaagcggcgtttgccgaccattttcacaccactctcactcaccacttagcttcattccagatggccatgtcgctgtgaaaatatgagatgaagatgaaaaatgagaaaagccttctgtgtgtcctcttgactttactctaAGTGAGGCTTGCTTTCCtgacttccgtttctcttcttgtgcactgattcgttttagcttaacagccaatcagagtgatttctctcaccgaagGGCTCCGCCACCGATTCCACATGATAAATCAGCCAAAAAAACTCAGACACAGGCAGGCTAGAGCCgatggtgcgggacacaccgcataaactaggctgacagacgctcaccgacggccccaaactgtccgacggccgactgacggcttggtgtgtcgggcCTTTAGTGAAACTCAGCGGTGTAGTGGTCGTCAGGTAGATGAGTAGTAGGTtaagaacgtacgtgctaactggccgttggctgtagtctctgcggtgtgttcaagtgcaacttgtcggccaagacaaaggcgacaaCAGTCAGCCTTCATAGCTGCTAAttctttgatgttgggttggaatgtctgggcctttactgaggaggaagtgggtataTTCCAATGTCTTTTTGGCTGATGGGTGGGTATGCTATTCACAGCCAGAAAAAAAGGTGGGTATATCCCATATACATGCCCTCCACTACACCACTAGTGATACTGGTAATCCCCTTACTTCATCAGGTTTGTCCAATACACTAGTTTATCTATCAAACACATTGGTTTTCTTTACAATCAGCACGCtaacctcacagagctgctaggcTGTCTGTAGACACACTGCATACAGTTAGATGATGATTCTATCAATCAAGAGAAAACTAATTATTACAGTTGAGTATTTTAAAGTACAAAGTATCAGCCTCACAGTTGTTGACAACTGCTAACGTTTCCACGTGACACGTCACTATAAATCGGATATTCTGGTACTCTACCtcagtttacacacacacacccagggtttaaaaatttttttttctgagaattgatagatacagtatcacaaaacataatatttcaaTACTCGATATTTTCGTCCACCCttagtaaacactgagtcagtggtaacagacagtagaaatatggatcaggtgctttttaaaaataatatttcttattaTAAGGAATCTGCCATCATGGCAGGTGGCCTGAAAGTTTTACCTGCCACAACCAACATTTAGCCTGTTATCTGGCAGCTGGCAGGTGATCATTTCATTCCCTGCACGCACCGTTTTCCCAGCCAACTAACGTGAATACATTATACACGAAACATAGGTGTAATGTTCTATAGGTCTCTGATGTAAACATGATAATTTCCATCATGTGTTACTATCTAAACATGATGTCCTCGTGTCTCTTACCACGGCATTGTCTGTCACTTTAATGCACAGGTTCCCGTCGCAGTGTCTGTACTTGAGAACCACTCGGACCTGGTAACAGAAAGAAAAGCAGGTAAAGATCAGAGCAGCAGTCAGACCACATTCACACCGCTGACGATCTAACCGGCTAACAAGGTACCCAGCTAGCATCTGCTAACCTCCTTCTAAAACAACGTGTTTTCACCTTCATGGGGTCTGTCAGGTAGAGCTTTTCTGCTGCGCGGGCGAACTCCTCCCAGGTCTGAAAGTAAGGCATTATTGTACCGAAGCGAAGCTGCTATTAAACCAAACAATCGGTCTGAATCGGTCGAGCAGGTCGTGTTAATTTCAGAACACCACATCAGCACCAGCGAGGACACAGCGAATCAGAGCGAAGAGAACGGGATGACGAAACCACGTCCGGGTTACagtttcaaaacaaaagcacGTCAAGCACACACTATGAAGATTGTTGATATTTAATAGTGAATCAAAAACAGAAAGCTTAATTAAGTGATGAGTATTTTAATGTATATGGGAACACCTCCATTCAAGATTAAAATGTATCATAACAAAAGTCCCACTGACAAAGAGGCTATGAAGTTCCCATTCATTAGCTACCACTAACCCTAACCTTTACACCCACGTTTTATATACTAATAAACAAAGCAACGCTGTCTGTTGATCGTGATTGTGTATAGTGGGTTGAATCAACTAGTTAGCATCAATGTAATAGGCTACACAGCAACTACTGCCTCTTGATCGACGGTCCCAACGGACCTTTGTTTTGAAATGATCCTTAGTCGCAAGACCGGAAGTATTCCTTCttatgcttcttcttcttcttcttcttcttataagTGTTGTCAAACCACCTTAGATgcgcattaccgccacctattGGAAAGAGCAGTATATtggcagtaaaataaaaaaaactaacaaaaacgaaacaaaacaaatattaataatttaaagaaTTAAATTCTCTCGATCATTCCTGTtgaattaattagaagattgggtaacactttataataatcatcatgtataaatggtaaattgatagttaattaaactagttattttactgtaaacaaacaacaaattaattgattaatactgtttactaattattagtaatatagtaatactataattgatgttattttaatttatatattttaatttatatatatatatacaatataaacattacatagataaataaactgataataaatactttactaatataATCAGAGTGTAATTGTTATCGtttcttatcagctatgatacaatatagaatttataaaccAAATtgtttcatattacacaaactaatgatataataaaaa
It includes:
- the srp9 gene encoding signal recognition particle 9 kDa protein, with amino-acid sequence MPYFQTWEEFARAAEKLYLTDPMKVRVVLKYRHCDGNLCIKVTDNAVCLQYKTDQAQDVKKIEKLHGKLMRLMVSKETHSGSMETD